From the Myxococcales bacterium genome, one window contains:
- the mutM gene encoding bifunctional DNA-formamidopyrimidine glycosylase/DNA-(apurinic or apyrimidinic site) lyase: MPELPEVESVRRGLVRRRLRGVAIARVRSSGLPLRLARPQPLAALRRATHGRRITDVRRLGKYLLIELDGRHAVLVHLGMSGNLTTTKRATPWAPHTHVVFELTDGRDLRFVDPRRFGLVEVVERGREREHPSLAVLGPDPIAEGLPLEHLAQAALGRTTPVKTFILDQRVLAGVGNIYASEALWLARIAPTRPAGALTAADADALGIAIKDVLEFAIDNGGTTLRDFIGADGVPGDNGEYLLVYGRAGEPCPRCRTPIRKSVQAGRATYACPTCQAR, translated from the coding sequence ATGCCTGAGCTGCCCGAGGTCGAGTCGGTCCGGCGCGGCCTGGTGCGGCGGCGCCTGCGCGGGGTCGCGATCGCGCGGGTGCGCTCGAGCGGGCTGCCGCTGCGGCTGGCGCGGCCGCAGCCGCTGGCGGCGCTGCGGCGCGCGACCCACGGCCGGCGCATCACCGACGTGCGGCGGCTGGGCAAGTACCTGCTGATCGAGCTCGACGGTCGCCACGCGGTGCTGGTGCACCTCGGCATGAGCGGCAACCTGACGACCACCAAGCGCGCGACCCCGTGGGCGCCGCACACCCACGTCGTGTTCGAGCTGACCGACGGCCGCGATCTCCGGTTCGTCGACCCGCGGCGGTTCGGTCTGGTCGAGGTGGTCGAGCGCGGGCGCGAGCGCGAGCACCCGTCGCTGGCGGTGCTGGGCCCCGACCCGATCGCCGAGGGGCTGCCGCTCGAGCACCTCGCCCAGGCGGCGCTCGGGCGCACGACCCCGGTCAAGACCTTCATCCTCGATCAGCGCGTGCTGGCGGGCGTCGGCAACATCTACGCGTCCGAAGCGCTGTGGCTGGCGCGGATCGCGCCGACCCGGCCGGCCGGCGCGCTGACCGCGGCCGACGCCGACGCGCTGGGCATCGCGATCAAGGACGTGCTCGAGTTCGCGATCGACAACGGCGGCACGACCCTGCGCGACTTCATCGGCGCCGACGGGGTGCCCGGCGACAACGGCGAGTACTTGCTGGTCTACGGCCGCGCGGGCGAGCCGT